In one window of Maribacter sp. BPC-D8 DNA:
- a CDS encoding N-acetylglucosamine kinase, which produces MILIVDSGATKSDWIALDENGEQLFLTQTLGLSPEVLTKDVIEDRLANNFELSKNREKVSHLYFYGAGCGTDRMKLFLKAIFKDYFPNAKADVKEDTYAAIFATTKVGHQGIVCILGTGSNCSYYDGNQLFQKVTSLGYIPMDDGSGNFFGRKLIRDYYFHKMPSDLAHKFAASHDLDADVIKENLYKQPNPNTYLATFARFLIENKDHPYAKGVIDKGFQQFINNYVMQFELATKVPINFVGSIAHYLRDELTSVLLRNDLIVGVIRQRPIEGLVDFHRSNM; this is translated from the coding sequence ATGATTTTAATAGTAGATAGTGGTGCGACCAAGTCAGATTGGATTGCATTGGATGAAAATGGCGAACAACTTTTTTTAACGCAAACTTTAGGGTTGAGTCCTGAGGTGTTGACGAAAGATGTTATTGAAGATCGCTTAGCGAATAATTTTGAACTTTCTAAAAATAGAGAAAAGGTGTCACACCTTTATTTCTATGGTGCCGGTTGTGGTACCGATCGTATGAAGTTATTTTTAAAGGCAATCTTTAAAGATTATTTCCCTAATGCAAAAGCCGATGTAAAAGAAGATACGTATGCTGCCATATTTGCTACAACAAAAGTTGGTCATCAAGGTATCGTTTGTATTTTGGGTACGGGTTCTAACTGTAGTTATTATGATGGTAATCAGTTATTTCAGAAAGTAACATCATTGGGTTATATACCTATGGATGATGGTAGTGGAAATTTCTTTGGGCGTAAGCTTATTCGTGATTACTATTTTCATAAAATGCCGTCTGATTTAGCACATAAATTTGCTGCTTCTCATGATTTGGATGCTGATGTAATCAAAGAAAACTTATACAAGCAGCCTAACCCAAATACGTACTTAGCAACCTTTGCTCGTTTTTTAATAGAGAACAAAGATCACCCGTATGCTAAAGGTGTTATAGATAAAGGCTTTCAGCAATTTATAAATAACTACGTAATGCAATTTGAATTGGCGACGAAGGTTCCAATCAATTTTGTAGGAAGTATTGCGCATTATCTAAGAGATGAATTAACTTCTGTATTGCTTAGAAATGATTTAATTGTTGGTGTAATTAGACAAAGACCTATTGAAGGTTTGGTCGATTTTCACAGATCTAATATGTAA
- a CDS encoding putative LPS assembly protein LptD has protein sequence MQSNKHYLLFLFFVFANAFYAVGQEGKITTLNIKAERDSIIAPLFPPTAIRDSIANDSLVADSLNQKPPLLLDKITYKAKDYVKLSQKENKIYLYNEAEIYYQDTELKAGVIIMDYIKNEVYAGRMIDSLGNYTQLPYFKQGTNIVIPDSIRFNFDTQKALIWNSRTEQQAAAGALGSDAMKVYAEITKKENDSVYFLSEGKLTTSTDTINPDYYIRVRKAKFVPKKKVIAGFSNLYIADVPTPIAMPFAYFPLSQGRSAGILMPSFGNDPNTGYFLQDMGYYVPLGDYADVTLSGDFYTNGSYAFRTASIYTKRYKYRGNINLRFENQVTSQKGFSDYSLSRNYNIQFSHSQDTKSSPNSRFSASVNLGSSEYYRNSLQQRNLPNTQNNTLSSSISYSKTFPNYPSVNMSLTATHSQLTSATATESDTDNITMTLPTFQASVERIYPFVKRDGIKKGIIDNINFQYSVNAQNRLTTNDEDFLTTKMFDNARAGVSHSIPIATNFKVAKFFSVSVGGNYEDVWSLETYNRSYDNDLEEVVIDTVSGFDRYNTYNFSASVGTTLYGTYVFGEDKKFQALRHTVRPSLSYGYAPSFEQFYDEYLDEDGVDVQYSRFQGTLNGAPSLGKSNSLSFSLANTLEAKVRDKDSTKTEPKKISLLSNFNISTGYNFESDSLKLNPVSINGGTNILDNKMSINFSAGLDPYAIDNNGTRIDTWNIDNGGSLFRLTRANANVSYSISSEMFGKKDDKDRDDEEELDPFDYVAQSGGRDDDLFGRADDFNSNPVRKDDKNSDVENPIFGTKIPWNFRLAYSANYSNSARQSEFSSHSLMFSGDIELAPRWSVGGSSGYDFKNQGFTLTQLRFQRDLKSFTMRFNWTPFGTYKRWYFFIGIDSSILKDLKWENRSQN, from the coding sequence TTGCAATCAAACAAACATTACTTACTTTTCCTATTCTTCGTCTTTGCCAATGCTTTTTACGCTGTTGGTCAAGAAGGTAAAATCACGACTCTTAATATCAAAGCAGAAAGAGATTCAATAATCGCGCCATTGTTTCCGCCAACCGCTATAAGAGACTCCATTGCCAATGATTCTTTAGTTGCTGATTCTCTAAATCAAAAACCACCTTTACTGTTAGATAAAATAACATACAAGGCAAAAGACTATGTAAAATTAAGTCAAAAAGAAAATAAAATTTACCTCTATAACGAAGCAGAAATCTATTATCAAGATACCGAACTAAAAGCTGGTGTTATTATAATGGATTATATAAAAAATGAAGTTTATGCCGGTAGAATGATAGATTCTTTAGGCAATTATACGCAACTACCTTACTTCAAACAAGGCACCAATATTGTTATACCAGATTCTATTCGCTTTAATTTTGACACTCAAAAAGCACTTATCTGGAATTCGAGAACAGAACAACAAGCAGCAGCAGGTGCTTTAGGTAGTGATGCTATGAAAGTTTATGCTGAAATCACCAAAAAGGAAAATGACTCGGTCTATTTTTTAAGTGAAGGAAAGCTGACCACATCTACAGATACTATAAACCCAGATTATTACATACGTGTAAGAAAAGCAAAATTTGTACCTAAAAAGAAGGTAATTGCTGGTTTCAGTAATTTATATATTGCAGATGTACCAACGCCTATTGCTATGCCTTTTGCATATTTTCCACTTTCGCAAGGTAGATCCGCAGGTATTTTAATGCCCTCTTTTGGTAATGACCCAAATACAGGGTATTTTCTACAGGACATGGGATACTATGTACCTTTAGGAGATTATGCAGATGTTACACTTTCTGGAGATTTTTACACCAATGGTAGTTACGCATTTAGAACCGCTTCTATTTACACGAAACGCTATAAATATCGAGGTAATATTAACTTAAGATTTGAAAATCAAGTTACTAGTCAAAAAGGCTTTAGTGACTATAGTTTGTCAAGAAATTATAATATTCAATTTTCACATTCGCAGGATACTAAATCGAGTCCGAATTCACGATTTTCAGCGTCTGTAAACTTGGGTAGTAGTGAGTATTACCGAAATTCTTTACAACAACGAAATTTACCCAATACCCAGAATAACACCTTATCATCATCGATATCGTATTCCAAAACGTTTCCCAATTATCCGTCGGTGAATATGAGTTTAACGGCTACACATTCGCAATTAACTTCAGCTACTGCCACAGAATCTGATACAGATAACATCACCATGACCTTACCTACATTTCAAGCAAGTGTAGAGCGTATTTACCCTTTCGTAAAGCGAGATGGCATAAAAAAGGGAATTATTGACAACATCAATTTTCAGTATAGTGTAAATGCACAAAATAGGCTTACTACTAACGATGAAGATTTTTTAACTACCAAAATGTTCGACAATGCTCGTGCAGGTGTTAGTCACAGTATCCCAATTGCAACCAACTTCAAAGTAGCCAAATTTTTTAGTGTTAGTGTCGGTGGTAACTATGAAGATGTTTGGTCTTTAGAAACGTACAACAGAAGTTATGACAATGACCTAGAAGAAGTCGTAATAGATACTGTTAGCGGATTTGACCGTTACAACACCTATAATTTCAGCGCAAGTGTTGGAACCACCCTATATGGAACCTATGTTTTTGGTGAGGACAAAAAATTTCAAGCTCTAAGGCACACCGTAAGACCATCATTGAGCTATGGCTATGCGCCATCATTTGAACAGTTTTACGACGAGTATCTTGACGAAGATGGTGTCGATGTACAATACAGTCGATTTCAAGGAACATTAAACGGAGCACCATCATTAGGAAAATCTAATAGCCTAAGCTTCTCTTTAGCCAATACATTAGAAGCAAAAGTAAGAGATAAGGATTCCACCAAAACTGAACCCAAGAAAATATCGCTATTAAGCAATTTTAATATTTCTACGGGATATAATTTTGAGTCAGATTCCTTAAAATTGAATCCGGTGAGTATTAACGGAGGTACTAACATACTTGACAACAAGATGTCTATTAACTTTTCTGCCGGCTTAGACCCTTATGCAATTGATAACAACGGAACTCGAATAGACACTTGGAATATTGATAATGGCGGAAGTCTTTTTAGATTAACAAGAGCAAACGCCAATGTATCATACTCCATTAGCAGCGAAATGTTCGGTAAAAAAGACGATAAAGACAGAGATGACGAAGAAGAGCTAGACCCCTTTGATTATGTAGCTCAAAGTGGTGGTAGAGATGATGACCTTTTTGGTAGAGCCGATGATTTCAATTCTAACCCCGTTAGAAAAGATGATAAAAATTCTGATGTAGAGAATCCAATATTCGGCACCAAAATTCCATGGAACTTTAGACTTGCCTATTCTGCCAACTACAGCAATTCAGCTCGACAAAGTGAGTTTAGCAGTCACTCATTAATGTTCTCTGGAGATATAGAACTTGCACCACGTTGGTCTGTAGGCGGATCCTCTGGTTACGATTTCAAAAACCAAGGTTTTACATTAACCCAATTGCGTTTTCAAAGAGATTTAAAGAGTTTTACCATGCGTTTTAATTGGACACCCTTCGGAACTTATAAAAGATGGTACTTCTTTATCGGTATAGATTCTTCGATACTTAAAGATCTTAAGTGGGAAAACAGAAGCCAAAACTAA
- a CDS encoding RidA family protein, with amino-acid sequence MKKIINTVNAPSPIGPYNQATLSNGTLYISGQIPLDPKSGELVSGDIKLETKQSMENLKAILTEAEMTFENVVKSSIFLSDMKQFTEVNEVYASYFNAETAPARETVEVANLPKFVNVEISMIAVK; translated from the coding sequence ATGAAAAAAATCATCAATACAGTTAATGCTCCTTCACCTATAGGACCATACAATCAAGCAACTTTAAGCAACGGAACCTTATATATTTCTGGTCAAATTCCTTTAGACCCTAAAAGTGGAGAATTGGTTTCTGGAGATATAAAACTAGAGACAAAACAGTCTATGGAAAATTTAAAGGCCATTTTAACCGAAGCTGAAATGACCTTTGAAAATGTTGTGAAGTCGTCTATTTTTCTTAGTGACATGAAACAATTCACTGAAGTAAACGAAGTATATGCTTCTTATTTTAATGCAGAAACTGCACCAGCAAGAGAAACAGTAGAAGTTGCAAATTTACCTAAGTTCGTAAATGTTGAAATTTCTATGATTGCCGTAAAATAA
- the gap gene encoding type I glyceraldehyde-3-phosphate dehydrogenase: protein MSNLKIGINGFGRIGRLVFRTTIKRGDVDVVAINDLLDVEHLAYLLKYDSVHGKFDGTVDVKDGHLIVNGKTVRITAERDPKNCKWDEVGATTVAECTGIFTTLETAQYHIDGGTKKVVISAPSKDAPMFVVGVNHKDVKATDTIVSNASCTTNCLAPLAKVVNDNFGIEEALMTTVHATTATQMTVDGPSRKDWRGGRSAMLNIIPASTGAAVAVTKVIPELKGKLTGMAFRVPTADVSVVDLTVKVKKATSLAEIKKAFKAASEGELKGVLGYTEESVVSQDFIGDPRTSIFDAGACIELNSTFFKLISWYDNEAGFSNKMVDLMQHVNTL, encoded by the coding sequence ATGTCAAATTTAAAAATAGGAATTAACGGTTTCGGTAGAATAGGTAGATTGGTCTTCAGAACTACAATTAAGCGTGGTGATGTAGATGTAGTAGCTATCAACGATTTATTAGATGTTGAGCACTTAGCTTACTTATTGAAATATGATTCAGTTCACGGTAAATTCGATGGTACTGTTGATGTAAAAGATGGTCACTTAATCGTAAACGGTAAAACTGTACGAATTACTGCAGAAAGAGATCCTAAAAATTGTAAGTGGGATGAAGTAGGTGCTACAACTGTTGCTGAATGTACTGGTATTTTTACAACATTAGAAACTGCTCAATATCATATTGATGGTGGTACTAAGAAAGTAGTTATATCTGCACCTTCTAAAGATGCACCAATGTTCGTAGTAGGTGTAAACCATAAAGATGTTAAAGCAACTGATACTATTGTTTCTAATGCATCTTGTACTACAAACTGTTTAGCTCCTTTAGCTAAAGTTGTTAATGATAACTTCGGTATTGAAGAAGCATTGATGACTACGGTTCATGCAACTACTGCTACGCAAATGACTGTTGATGGTCCTTCTAGAAAAGACTGGAGAGGTGGTAGAAGTGCAATGTTAAATATTATACCTGCATCTACAGGTGCTGCTGTTGCAGTAACGAAGGTGATACCTGAATTGAAAGGAAAACTTACTGGTATGGCTTTTAGAGTGCCAACTGCTGATGTTTCTGTAGTAGATTTAACTGTGAAAGTTAAAAAAGCAACTTCTTTAGCGGAGATTAAAAAAGCTTTTAAAGCAGCTTCTGAAGGTGAATTAAAAGGTGTGTTAGGTTATACAGAAGAGAGCGTTGTTTCTCAAGATTTTATTGGCGATCCTAGAACTAGTATTTTTGATGCAGGAGCTTGTATCGAATTAAACTCTACGTTCTTCAAGTTAATTTCTTGGTATGATAACGAAGCTGGTTTCTCCAATAAAATGGTAGACTTAATGCAGCACGTTAATACGTTATAA
- a CDS encoding N-acetylmuramoyl-L-alanine amidase family protein: protein MKIKFFSISLVLTTALLLLSFTAPDEEIKSDDPFIVVLDAGHGGHDPGNLGNGYLEKKIALNIVLKVGEILSKNKDIKVIYTRKDDTFIDLYVRGEVVNKANADLFVSVHCDSHTSDAHGAGTFVLGLHANKQNFEIAKKENSVIYLEDNYENRYADYDINSPESVIGLTIMQEEFLDQSVALATMIQENFSSKLKRTDRKVKQAGFIVLHQTFMPSVLVETGFLTNKDEGAYLNSTKGQNDMGEAIAKAILHYKEGVQPTVQSVTTTVAKPKAPPVKEAVIEKVEEKKEVVVEPVKEVVAEVEQPKEIISTPKVEEVKEVVAEVPVVEVKEAINEKEVANSIVFKIQLMASSKNVALSSSNFKGLSNLSQEPFKNLYRYMYGETRSYREAKMMQSQAQEKGYATAYIVAYKLGERIPIQDAIDEVSNFTP from the coding sequence ATGAAAATAAAATTCTTTAGCATTTCTTTAGTTTTAACAACAGCGTTATTACTTCTGTCTTTTACGGCGCCTGATGAGGAAATCAAATCAGATGATCCTTTTATTGTTGTACTTGATGCAGGGCACGGTGGTCATGATCCTGGTAACTTAGGAAATGGCTATTTAGAGAAAAAAATAGCCTTAAATATTGTTTTGAAAGTAGGTGAAATACTTTCTAAGAATAAAGATATTAAAGTTATATACACTCGTAAAGACGATACATTTATTGATTTGTATGTTAGGGGAGAGGTAGTAAATAAGGCAAATGCAGATTTATTTGTATCGGTGCATTGCGATTCTCATACTTCAGATGCGCATGGTGCAGGTACCTTTGTATTAGGTCTTCATGCCAACAAACAAAATTTTGAAATAGCTAAGAAAGAAAACTCGGTAATATACTTAGAGGATAATTACGAGAATAGATATGCCGATTACGACATTAATTCTCCAGAATCTGTTATCGGATTAACCATTATGCAAGAAGAATTTTTAGATCAAAGTGTAGCTTTGGCGACAATGATTCAAGAGAATTTTTCTAGTAAGCTAAAAAGAACAGATAGAAAAGTGAAGCAAGCGGGTTTTATTGTATTGCATCAAACTTTTATGCCAAGTGTTTTAGTTGAAACTGGATTCTTAACCAATAAAGATGAAGGGGCTTATTTAAATTCGACAAAAGGTCAGAATGATATGGGCGAGGCAATTGCTAAGGCAATATTACATTATAAAGAAGGTGTTCAGCCAACAGTACAATCTGTAACTACTACAGTTGCTAAGCCTAAGGCACCGCCAGTAAAAGAAGCGGTTATAGAAAAGGTTGAAGAAAAAAAGGAAGTAGTTGTCGAACCAGTAAAAGAGGTAGTTGCTGAAGTAGAGCAACCAAAAGAAATTATTTCTACACCTAAAGTTGAAGAGGTTAAAGAAGTAGTAGCAGAAGTACCTGTTGTGGAGGTAAAAGAAGCAATTAATGAAAAAGAAGTGGCGAATTCTATTGTCTTTAAAATTCAATTGATGGCAAGTAGTAAGAATGTAGCTCTTAGTTCTAGTAATTTTAAAGGACTATCTAATCTTTCTCAAGAACCTTTTAAAAACTTGTATCGTTATATGTACGGCGAAACAAGGTCGTATAGAGAAGCTAAAATGATGCAGTCTCAAGCTCAAGAAAAGGGGTATGCAACTGCTTATATTGTTGCCTATAAATTGGGCGAAAGAATTCCGATTCAAGATGCTATTGACGAGGTTTCTAATTTTACACCTTAA
- the pfkA gene encoding 6-phosphofructokinase: MSSEIKKIAVLTSGGDSPGMNAAIRSVVRTCAYLKVDCVGIYRGYQGMIEGDFKPMDARSVNNIINKGGTILKSARCDDFRTPEGRKTAHEELLKAGIDAFVVIGGDGSFTGAMIFNREYNFPVIGIPGTIDNDIFGTTFTLGFDTALNTVVECIDKIRDTASSHNRLFFVEVMGRDVGHIALNAGVGAGAEEILIPEENLGLDRLLESLKRSKESGKSSSIVIVAEGDKSGKNVFELKEYVEEHLPIYDVRVSVLGHMQRGGAPSCYDRVLASRMGVKAVEALLEGKTNLMVGIQDNKLTLTPINKAIKGHTKIDKELIRVSEIMTT, encoded by the coding sequence ATGTCTTCAGAAATAAAAAAAATAGCAGTACTGACTTCAGGAGGTGATTCACCAGGTATGAATGCTGCCATAAGATCAGTTGTTCGTACGTGTGCATACTTGAAGGTAGATTGTGTTGGAATCTATAGAGGGTATCAAGGTATGATAGAGGGCGATTTTAAACCAATGGACGCCCGTAGTGTAAATAATATTATTAATAAAGGTGGTACTATACTTAAGTCTGCTCGTTGCGATGATTTTAGAACTCCAGAAGGTAGAAAAACAGCGCATGAGGAGTTACTAAAAGCAGGAATAGATGCATTTGTTGTAATAGGTGGTGATGGTAGTTTTACTGGTGCCATGATATTTAACAGAGAATACAATTTTCCTGTTATAGGTATACCTGGTACTATTGATAATGATATTTTCGGTACAACATTCACATTAGGTTTTGACACGGCGTTAAATACTGTGGTAGAATGTATTGATAAAATTAGAGATACGGCAAGTTCTCACAACAGGCTTTTCTTCGTAGAAGTAATGGGTAGAGATGTTGGTCATATTGCATTGAACGCAGGTGTTGGTGCAGGTGCTGAAGAAATTTTAATACCAGAAGAGAATTTAGGTTTAGATAGATTACTTGAATCTTTAAAAAGAAGTAAAGAGTCAGGTAAATCTTCAAGTATTGTAATTGTTGCCGAAGGTGATAAATCTGGTAAAAATGTATTCGAACTTAAAGAATATGTTGAGGAACATTTACCAATATATGACGTGCGTGTATCTGTACTAGGGCATATGCAAAGAGGTGGTGCGCCATCTTGTTATGATCGTGTGCTTGCAAGTAGAATGGGAGTAAAGGCTGTAGAGGCTTTGTTAGAGGGTAAAACAAACCTTATGGTGGGTATACAAGATAACAAACTTACATTAACGCCAATCAACAAGGCGATTAAAGGGCATACAAAAATTGATAAGGAGCTTATAAGAGTTTCAGAAATAATGACTACATAA